A single genomic interval of Macaca nemestrina isolate mMacNem1 chromosome 14, mMacNem.hap1, whole genome shotgun sequence harbors:
- the LOC105471857 gene encoding surfeit locus protein 6 isoform X2, whose translation MASLLAKDAYLQSLAKKICSHSDPEQQARTRDGLATEPESVFALDVLRQRLHEKIQEARGQGSAKELSPAALEKKRRRKQERDRKKRKRKELRAKEKARKAEEAAEAQEAVEPAPEGACTEPREPPGLIFNKVEVSEDEPASKAQRRKEKRQRVKGNLTPLTGRNYRQLLERLQARQSRLDELRDRDEGKAQELEAKMKWTNLLYKAEGVKIRDDERLLQEALRRKEKRRAQRQRRWEKRTAGVVEKMQQRQDRRRQNLRRKKAARAERRLLRARKKGRILPQDLERAGLV comes from the exons ATGGCCTCTCTACTCGCCAAGGACGCCTACCTGCAGAGCCTGGCCAAGAAGATCTGCTCCCATTCGGACCCGGAGCAGCAGGCGCGCACGCGGG ATGGCCTGGCCACTGAGCCTGAGTCTGTCTTTGCACTGGATGTTCTGCGACAGCGACTGCATGAGAAGATCCAGGAGGCCCGGGGCCAG GGCAGTGCCAAGGAGCTGTCCCCTGCCGCCCTGGAGAAAAAGCGGAGGAGAAAGCAGGAACGGGACCGGAAGAAGAGGAAGCGAAAGGAGCTGCGGGCGAAAGAGAAGGCCAGGAAGGCTGAGGAGGCCGCGGAGGCCCAGGAGGCGGTGGAGCCAGCCCCAGAGGGTGCTTGCACGGAGCCGCGGGAGCCGCCGGGGCTGATCTTCAATAAG GTGGAGGTGAGCGAAGATGAGCCGGCCAGCAAGGCTCAGCGCAGAAAGGAGAAGAggcagagggtgaaggggaaCCTCACGCCGCTGACCGGGAGGAACTACCGGCAGCTGCTGGAGCGCCTGCAGGCACGGCAGAGCCGGCTGGACGAGCTGCGCGACCGGGATGAGGGGAAGGCGCAGGAGCTGGAGGCCAAGATGAAGTGGACCAACCTCCTGTACAAGGCGGAGGGCGTGAAGATCCGCGATGACGAGCGCCTGCTGCAGGAGGCCCTGAGGCGTAAGGAGAAGCGGAGGGCGCAGCGGCAGCGCCGGTGGGAGAAACGCACGGCCGGCGTGGTGGAGAAGATGCAGCAGCGCCAGGACCGGCGTAGGCAGAACCTGCGCAGGAAGAAGGCGGCCCGCGCCGAGCGCCGCCTGCTCAGGGCCCGCAAGAAGGGCCGCATCCTGCCGCAGGACCTGGAGCGCGCAGGCCTGGTCTGA
- the LOC105471857 gene encoding surfeit locus protein 6 isoform X1 → MASLLAKDAYLQSLAKKICSHSDPEQQARTRAGKTRGSEAAGPPKKKRKKTQKKFRQREEKAAEHKAKSLGEKSPAASGARRPEAAKEEAAGASSSAGNPADGLATEPESVFALDVLRQRLHEKIQEARGQGSAKELSPAALEKKRRRKQERDRKKRKRKELRAKEKARKAEEAAEAQEAVEPAPEGACTEPREPPGLIFNKVEVSEDEPASKAQRRKEKRQRVKGNLTPLTGRNYRQLLERLQARQSRLDELRDRDEGKAQELEAKMKWTNLLYKAEGVKIRDDERLLQEALRRKEKRRAQRQRRWEKRTAGVVEKMQQRQDRRRQNLRRKKAARAERRLLRARKKGRILPQDLERAGLV, encoded by the exons ATGGCCTCTCTACTCGCCAAGGACGCCTACCTGCAGAGCCTGGCCAAGAAGATCTGCTCCCATTCGGACCCGGAGCAGCAGGCGCGCACGCGGG CTGGCAAAACTCGAGGCTCAGAAGCTGCAGggcccccaaaaaagaaaaggaagaaaacacaaaagaaattcCGGCAGCGGGAAGAGAAGGCTGCTGAGCACAAGGCCAAGTCCTTGGGAGAGAAGTCTCCAGCAGCCTCTGGGGCCAGGAGGCCTGAGGCAGCCAAAGAGGAAGCAGCTGGGGCTTCCAGTTCAGCAGGGAACCCTGCAG ATGGCCTGGCCACTGAGCCTGAGTCTGTCTTTGCACTGGATGTTCTGCGACAGCGACTGCATGAGAAGATCCAGGAGGCCCGGGGCCAG GGCAGTGCCAAGGAGCTGTCCCCTGCCGCCCTGGAGAAAAAGCGGAGGAGAAAGCAGGAACGGGACCGGAAGAAGAGGAAGCGAAAGGAGCTGCGGGCGAAAGAGAAGGCCAGGAAGGCTGAGGAGGCCGCGGAGGCCCAGGAGGCGGTGGAGCCAGCCCCAGAGGGTGCTTGCACGGAGCCGCGGGAGCCGCCGGGGCTGATCTTCAATAAG GTGGAGGTGAGCGAAGATGAGCCGGCCAGCAAGGCTCAGCGCAGAAAGGAGAAGAggcagagggtgaaggggaaCCTCACGCCGCTGACCGGGAGGAACTACCGGCAGCTGCTGGAGCGCCTGCAGGCACGGCAGAGCCGGCTGGACGAGCTGCGCGACCGGGATGAGGGGAAGGCGCAGGAGCTGGAGGCCAAGATGAAGTGGACCAACCTCCTGTACAAGGCGGAGGGCGTGAAGATCCGCGATGACGAGCGCCTGCTGCAGGAGGCCCTGAGGCGTAAGGAGAAGCGGAGGGCGCAGCGGCAGCGCCGGTGGGAGAAACGCACGGCCGGCGTGGTGGAGAAGATGCAGCAGCGCCAGGACCGGCGTAGGCAGAACCTGCGCAGGAAGAAGGCGGCCCGCGCCGAGCGCCGCCTGCTCAGGGCCCGCAAGAAGGGCCGCATCCTGCCGCAGGACCTGGAGCGCGCAGGCCTGGTCTGA
- the LOC105471859 gene encoding mediator of RNA polymerase II transcription subunit 22 isoform X2, giving the protein MAQQRALPQSKETLLQSYNKRLKDDIKSIMDNFTEIIKTAKVRAGESLMKLVSDLKQFLILNDFPSVNEAIDQRNQQLRALQEECDRKLITLRDEISIDLYELEEEYYSSSSSLCEANDLPLCEAYGRLDLDTDSADGLSAPLLASPEPSAGPLQVAAPAHSHAGGPGPTEHA; this is encoded by the exons ATGGCCCAGCAGAGAGCCCTGCCCCAGAGCAAGGAGACGCTGCTGCAGTCCTACAACAAGCGGCTGAAGGATGACATTAAGTCCATCATGGATAACTTCACCGAGATCATCAAGACCgccaag GTCCGAGCCGGTGAGTCCCTGATGAAGCTGGTGTCCGACCTCAAGCAGTTCCTGATCCTCAACGACTTCCCCTCAGTGAATGAGGCCATCGACCAGCGCAATCAGCAGCTGCGCGCGCTGCAGGAGGAGTGTGACCGGAAGCTCATCACGCTGCGAGACGAGATCTCCATCGACCTCTATGAGCTGGAGGAGGAGTATTACTCGTCCAG CTCAAGCCTTTGCGAAGCTAATGACCTGCCTCTGTGCGAAGCTTACGGGAGGCTGGACCTCGACACAGACTCTGCTGATGGCCTCTCGGCCCCTCTGCTGGCGTCCCCGGAGCCCAGTGCTGGCCCCCTACAGGTGGCAGCCCCTGCCCACTCTCATGCTGGTGGCCCTGGCCCCACTGAGCATGCCTGA
- the LOC105471859 gene encoding mediator of RNA polymerase II transcription subunit 22 isoform X1, which produces MAQQRALPQSKETLLQSYNKRLKDDIKSIMDNFTEIIKTAKIEDETQVSRATQGEQDNYEMHVRAANIVRAGESLMKLVSDLKQFLILNDFPSVNEAIDQRNQQLRALQEECDRKLITLRDEISIDLYELEEEYYSSSSSLCEANDLPLCEAYGRLDLDTDSADGLSAPLLASPEPSAGPLQVAAPAHSHAGGPGPTEHA; this is translated from the exons ATGGCCCAGCAGAGAGCCCTGCCCCAGAGCAAGGAGACGCTGCTGCAGTCCTACAACAAGCGGCTGAAGGATGACATTAAGTCCATCATGGATAACTTCACCGAGATCATCAAGACCgccaag ATTGAGGATGAGACGCAGGTGTCACGGGCCACTCAGGGTGAACAGGACAATTACGAGATGCACGTGCGAGCCGCCAACATT GTCCGAGCCGGTGAGTCCCTGATGAAGCTGGTGTCCGACCTCAAGCAGTTCCTGATCCTCAACGACTTCCCCTCAGTGAATGAGGCCATCGACCAGCGCAATCAGCAGCTGCGCGCGCTGCAGGAGGAGTGTGACCGGAAGCTCATCACGCTGCGAGACGAGATCTCCATCGACCTCTATGAGCTGGAGGAGGAGTATTACTCGTCCAG CTCAAGCCTTTGCGAAGCTAATGACCTGCCTCTGTGCGAAGCTTACGGGAGGCTGGACCTCGACACAGACTCTGCTGATGGCCTCTCGGCCCCTCTGCTGGCGTCCCCGGAGCCCAGTGCTGGCCCCCTACAGGTGGCAGCCCCTGCCCACTCTCATGCTGGTGGCCCTGGCCCCACTGAGCATGCCTGA